Proteins encoded in a region of the Nicotiana tomentosiformis chromosome 9, ASM39032v3, whole genome shotgun sequence genome:
- the LOC138898780 gene encoding uncharacterized protein, whose amino-acid sequence MKSFIVKTDERLDAHGAAIKELGTGLRNMEKQVGKIANVLSERISGTLSANTERNPKETVNDVTLRSGTKGKKGADKKKKGTSRKEDRNESKHMHALPFPQKLYRGKLDKPFERFLDMLRQVNVNVPFTKVLSQMLVYAKFLKEIFTTRRKIEETSVVKLTEQCNAILQNKLPQKCGDPGSFNIPCWLGTRNFDKSLCDSGA is encoded by the exons atgaagtccttcattgtcaagacagatgagaggttaGATGCTCATGgggcagctatcaaagaacttggcactgGGTTGCGAAACATGGAGAAGCAGGTGGGAAAAATTGCAAATGTATTATCTGAGAGAATCTCAGGTACTCTATCAGCTAACACcgagagaaatcccaaagaaacagtgaatgatgTTACCTTGAGAAGCGG GACGAAAGGTAAGAAGGGAGCAGACAAAAAGAAGAAGGGCACTTCGAGAAAGGAAGATAGAAATGAGAGCAAGCACATGCAtgctctaccttttccccaaaagttgTATAGAGGAAAGCTGGACAAGccgtttgagagatttctagatatgttgagacaggttaatgtaaatgTTCCATTCACaaaagttctctcacaaatgctagtttatgccaaattcttgaaggagatctttACAACAaggaggaagatagaagagacctcagtggtcaagctcacagagcaatGCAatgcaatcttgcaaaacaaactcccacaaaagtgtggagatccagggagttttaatATACCATGTTGGTTAGGCACTcgtaattttgataaatctttatgtgattctggtgcctga